A single region of the Saprospiraceae bacterium genome encodes:
- a CDS encoding fibronectin type III domain-containing protein, protein MKKHTVALFVYWVVLAWPQALIGQDTLFIQAVAQSTPNAIKIRWAPNQPLLWQWCNEVGYTIERLTLYSDEGKLLSTAAKMASIKSWSPPFRPLPAEAWKPLVDTNEVAGMAAAALFGENFALQDVADHPMIRIYSQVQEQENRFGFGLFAADQDWNVADAMGLAFIDTTVVMGETYLYYIKPAIFPTSFSVKPATLSARAIDALPLLKPTGLQANFGDHLVELKWEANDRPVFSSYIIERSLDGGQQFNRVNSLPIVPTAQTGSNFKLALYKDTLTENFQNIVYRLKGKTIFGEFSPPSDTISGYGKPAKLEASLGIYHIQEVQAGQLQIKWDFPVKFNEHLKGFEVYRSQTKQGPFQKINKTTITASGRQFTDASPYSTNYYQVKAYDLYGHIYQSFSALGQLLDETPPAPPLGLQGTITKDGQVSLHWHPNNEADHMGYRVFRSNQKEGFYNQVTAFYTRDTFYHHQIDMRTSSQSVYYKVIALDFRENYSEYSAFCEIKRPDLIPPIAPVIKQIKPQKEGVMLEWILSSSEDIARHELQRKAAFEESWKTLVRLEKTEKLNHFIDSTASYRHDYTYRLLAIDESGLETSSKMLSAHPLDLGYRALIENFEASVDTMSGTLRLHWKYPPEPELFQFVLYRGEAMQPLRTYKHISPLEAEGASAFQTYHFEENHLKKNTRYTYQLIAKFKEGGYSPLSAKIEIGY, encoded by the coding sequence ATGAAAAAACATACTGTAGCCCTATTTGTTTACTGGGTCGTCTTGGCCTGGCCCCAAGCGCTTATTGGCCAAGACACCCTTTTTATTCAGGCAGTAGCTCAGTCTACACCAAATGCTATAAAGATCCGATGGGCGCCTAATCAGCCCTTGCTTTGGCAATGGTGCAATGAAGTGGGCTATACGATTGAAAGACTAACCTTATATTCTGATGAAGGAAAGTTGCTCTCCACGGCAGCAAAAATGGCCTCCATCAAAAGCTGGTCTCCTCCATTTCGCCCGCTCCCTGCCGAAGCCTGGAAGCCCCTCGTAGACACGAATGAGGTGGCAGGTATGGCAGCAGCAGCCCTCTTTGGTGAAAACTTTGCCCTCCAGGATGTGGCAGATCATCCGATGATCAGGATTTACAGTCAAGTACAGGAACAGGAAAACCGCTTTGGGTTTGGACTATTTGCTGCCGACCAGGATTGGAATGTGGCAGATGCTATGGGTTTAGCCTTTATTGATACGACAGTGGTTATGGGAGAAACTTATCTTTATTATATAAAACCGGCCATTTTCCCTACTTCTTTTTCGGTCAAACCGGCGACGCTGAGCGCCAGGGCAATTGATGCCCTACCCTTATTGAAACCAACAGGCTTGCAAGCCAATTTTGGCGACCATTTAGTGGAGTTAAAATGGGAGGCGAATGATAGACCAGTGTTTAGTAGTTATATTATTGAACGATCACTAGATGGCGGCCAACAATTCAATCGCGTGAATTCATTGCCGATCGTCCCCACTGCTCAAACGGGATCTAATTTTAAACTAGCCTTGTATAAAGATACTTTGACTGAGAATTTCCAAAATATCGTTTACCGCCTGAAAGGGAAAACTATTTTTGGAGAATTTAGTCCTCCCTCGGATACCATTTCCGGCTATGGAAAGCCTGCCAAACTGGAGGCCTCACTGGGAATCTATCATATCCAGGAAGTCCAAGCAGGGCAACTGCAAATCAAATGGGATTTTCCTGTCAAATTTAACGAACACCTGAAGGGATTCGAGGTGTACCGATCACAAACCAAACAAGGGCCTTTCCAGAAAATCAATAAAACGACCATCACGGCTTCCGGTCGCCAATTTACTGATGCGTCGCCTTATTCTACAAATTACTACCAAGTCAAAGCCTATGATCTTTATGGCCATATTTATCAATCCTTTTCAGCACTTGGGCAATTATTGGACGAAACACCACCTGCCCCACCCCTAGGTTTACAAGGAACGATCACAAAGGACGGACAGGTCAGTCTCCATTGGCATCCCAATAATGAGGCGGACCATATGGGCTATCGGGTATTTAGATCTAACCAAAAAGAAGGTTTTTATAATCAGGTCACTGCCTTTTATACCAGGGATACTTTTTATCATCACCAAATAGACATGCGTACTAGTAGTCAATCCGTCTATTACAAAGTTATTGCCTTGGATTTCAGAGAGAACTATTCAGAATATTCAGCATTTTGTGAAATAAAAAGACCCGATTTAATCCCTCCTATTGCACCGGTTATCAAGCAAATAAAGCCACAAAAGGAGGGCGTAATGCTGGAATGGATCCTTAGCTCTAGTGAAGACATTGCCAGACACGAACTTCAGCGCAAAGCAGCCTTTGAGGAAAGCTGGAAAACCCTTGTTAGGCTGGAGAAAACCGAAAAGTTAAACCATTTCATCGACAGTACAGCCTCTTACCGTCATGATTACACCTATAGATTGCTAGCCATTGACGAGTCTGGACTCGAAACTAGTTCAAAAATGCTCAGCGCTCATCCTTTGGATCTAGGGTACAGGGCCCTGATCGAAAACTTTGAAGCCAGTGTAGATACGATGAGTGGAACGCTCCGTCTTCATTGGAAATATCCGCCTGAGCCCGAACTGTTCCAATTTGTGCTATACCGAGGAGAGGCGATGCAACCATTGCGAACCTATAAACACATATCGCCATTGGAAGCAGAGGGGGCGTCAGCTTTCCAAACTTATCATTTTGAGGAAAATCATTTAAAGAAAAACACCCGCTATACCTACCAACTGATCGCGAAATTTAAAGAAGGAGGTTATTCTCCTTTGAGTGCTAAAATTGAAATTGGATA